A single window of Crassostrea angulata isolate pt1a10 chromosome 8, ASM2561291v2, whole genome shotgun sequence DNA harbors:
- the LOC128159849 gene encoding general transcription factor 3C polypeptide 6-like isoform X1, which translates to MDSSEEWEEEEEILMAELHGILEPDFLQTAEGNCKVLGIGTETPYLQVDGYTFSGKYVAPLGTYIIMEEKDPSSEDIKTDVRKGKECAKLEYITCLDKKLDLNRAFISPKETKETGSTTSSYTSEIPNTSTAGSQETQQSSNTPENTDNNHGNVDRPSTMETGSEVT; encoded by the exons ATGGATTCGTCGGAAGAATGGGAAGAAGAG GAGGAAATTTTGATGGCTGAATTGCATGGCATTTTAGAGCCAGACTTCCTGCAGACAGCCGAGGGAAATTGCAAAGTTTTA GGAATAGGTACAGAAACCCCTTACTTGCAAGTAGATGGCTACACATTCTCAGGGAAATATGTGGCACCTCTAGGAACCTACATCATCATGGAGGAGAAAGACCCATCATCTGAAG ATATTAAAACTGACGTGAGGAAAGGCAAAGAGTGTGCCAAACTCGAGTATATTACATGCTTGGACAAGAAATTAGATTTGAATCGAGCATTTATATCACCCAAGGAAACCAAGGAAACAGGAAGCACAACTAGTTCTTATACATCAGAGATTCCAAACACATCAACAG CAGGCTCTCAGGAGACTCAGCAGAGTAGTAATACACCCGAAAACACAGACAATAACCATGGTAACGTAGATAGACCATCCACCATGGAGACAGGTTCAGAGGTCACCTAG
- the LOC128160101 gene encoding kelch-like protein 28, whose protein sequence is MTRFHFSNRLTKKLKKPSSKKGSNVPSNVPSTSAEAGGTEEVMSNMVLKTVDSDTKKSCSSSSSCSSFDVASDITQGSVQRIFQEVDGHLSVTDTQQYQDAVEAFSETELNKKLAEELDYLQELLEDEKKGEIHTDTKWVDPEAEIPWEQTHRRVLTMTVDTHKHKHGQNGHLHHHHNHDPVPTNTQVPETMATKLPNRKVPLHKEFACTNLACTNPHCSDVMCGVKGLDVADKHKHHVPEPIPVNNQVPHSMATRLPNRKVPLHKEFACTNLACADPHCSDVMCGTKVTEIKSHNSDPDLYSSRYAMDTAVAHIEKTVKNEADITSHEYEHYSGKPVLFVMDSRNKFHPLTRPQEAHKVLDVCKEYEPTKSQQHVINTLQGSEDANTAAHDILTGTFIRNCQEENLMTDVNIYIGGELFTAHRIMLAQYSSYFQELFCISKRDNNLPFNLKVKGISADAFEAFLHLVYIGDCNITSDIVMDLYMIAKRFSVDELHNRLNDYLNSLSTDNCLDIMLRGEAPPGEPLYETALKFLIRDFQKAVKKAAFLELRLDVLIKILSSDFLKIDKETEVFDAAHAWIKHDIPKREQHLSRVMECVRFALMDHLELFVLFSGVDLIQKNAYCREMMMKANWIITSRMLHFADPFDLPCPNKRDPNLLHQTPDEGLDDSLKIQPKIPKEDKLVPGDLLAFGGFFSGSDKTRAVEGAKSIMWYHVDSRNWKKLTELPEARIHHASCVLNGKIYITGGSDPKFHKESPKALASCFCFDPHTMEWTNIAPMRTPRLMHSLVALSGRLYAIGGQDINDRLLSRVECYNPDTNKWIAVASINVARIASAAAVMDGKIYLAGGYTADIKVKSGTPISSITECYDPENQKWTRLGDIRIPRCQASLVALGGDLYLCGGATRTHGTDFTTATSLRDIDKYSKEFDMWEKVAELDTERHACGAAAVGNKLYICGGACSAMGYMLHSMEVYDAAAGKFDRTAPDCPLPGRFLSLIAVPPCAEN, encoded by the exons GTAGCAGCTTTGACGTGGCAAGTGATATCACACAGGGCAGTGTGCAAAGGATATTTCAG gAAGTGGATGGCCACCTTAGCGTCACAGATACCCAGCAATACCAAGATGCCGTGGAGGCGTTCAGCGAAACGGAGCTGAACAAGAAGCTAGCCGAGGAGCTGGACTACCTACAGGAGCTGCTGGAGGATGAGAAGAAGGGCGAGATCCATACTGACACCAAGTGGGTGGATCCAGAGGCGGAGATCCCGTGGGAGCAGACCCACAGGCGCGTGCTCACCATGACCGTGGATACCC ACAAACACAAACATGGTCAAAATGGTCACTTGCACCATCATCACAACCACGACCCCGTCCCCACAAACACCCAGGTCCCTGAGACCATGGCCACCAAACTCCCCAACCGCAAAGTCCCGCTCCACAAAGAATTCGCCTGTACTAACCTGGCTTGTACCAATCCGCACTGTTCTGACGTCATGTGTGGCGTCAAAGGATTGGATGTTGCAGACAAGCATAAGCATCATGTACCTGAACCTATCCCCGTCAACAACCAGGTGCCTCACAGCATGGCTACCAGGCTCCCCAACCGCAAAGTCCCTCTCCATAAAGAGTTCGCCTGTACTAACCTGGCGTGTGCTGATCCGCACTGTTCTGACGTCATGTGTGGTACCAAAGTGACGGAAATCAAGAGTCACAACTCTGATCCCGATTTGTATTCCTCCAGATATGCTATGGATACAGCTGTTGCCCACA TTGAGaagacagtgaaaaatgaaGCGGATATTACCTCGCACGAATACGAGCACTACTCTGGCAAGCCCGTCCTGTTTGTCATGGACTCTAGGAACAAGTTCCATCCCCTCACTCGCCCACAGGAGGCCCACAAAGTCCTGGACGTCTGCAAAGAGTATGAGCCCACCAAGTCACAGCAGCACGTGATCAACACACTGCAAGGGAGCGAGGACGCCAACACCGCCGCCCACGATATCCTGACGGGTACATTCATCCGCAACTGTCAAGAGGAAAACCTGATGACCGATGTCAACATATACATCGGCGGCGAACTGTTCACCGCTCACAGAATTATGCTTGCGCAATATAGTTCGTACTTTCAGGAACTGTTCTGCATTTCGAAGCGGGATAACAATTTGCCGTTCAACTTAAAGGTGAAAGGAATATCCGCAGATGCGTTTGAGGCGTTCTTGCATCTTGTGTACATCGGAGACTGCAACATAACATCAGATATCGTGATGGATCTGTACATGATCGCAAAACGATTCAGTGTCGATGAACTTCACAACAGATTGAACGATTATCTTAACTCTTTGAGCACCGATAATTGCCTCGATATCATGTTGCGGGGAGAAGCTCCCCCAGGTGAACCTTTGTACGAAACGGCCCTAAAATTCTTGATCAGAGATTTCCAGAAAGCCGTGAAGAAAGCAGCGTTCTTGGAGCTCCGTCTTGACGTCTTGATCAAGATTTTATCCTCAGATTTCCTCAAGATTGATAAAGAGACTGAGGTGTTCGATGCCGCCCACGCCTGGATCAAACACGACATACCGAAGCGTGAGCAACACCTGTCACGTGTCATGGAGTGTGTTCGATTTGCTCTGATGGACCACTTGGAGCTCTTCGTCCTCTTCAGTGGAGTTGATCTCATTCAGAAAAATGCTTACTGTCGGGAGATGATGATGAAAGCAAATTG GATTATCACGTCTCGTATGTTGCATTTTGCCGATCCATTTGATCTTCCCTGTCCAAATAAAAGGGACCCAAATCTTCTGCATCAG ACACCAGATGAAGGACTTGATGATTCATTAAAAATCCAACCCAAGATTCCAAAAGAGGATAAACTTGTGCCAGGGGACCTACTGGCGTTTGGAGGATTTTTCTCGGGATCCGACAAAACTAGGGCCGTCGAAGGAG CGAAAAGCATCATGTGGTATCATGTCGACTCTCGGAACTGGAAAAAACTAACTGAACTTCCGGAAGCCCGCATCCATCACGCCTCGTGTGTCCTAAACGGCAAGATCTATATTACCG GGGGAAGCGACCCCAAATTCCACAAGGAATCCCCGAAAGCACTAGCAAGTTGTTTCTGCTTTGACCCCCATACTATGGAATGGACCAACATTGCCCCAATGAGGACCCCCAGACTGATGCACAGTTTGGTGGCCCTCAGTGGCCGCCTGTACGCCATTGGAGGTCAAGACATCAACGATAG GCTCCTGAGTCGTGTGGAGTGTTACAACCCGGACACAAACAAGTGGATAGCTGTGGCCTCCATCAATGTCGCCCGCATTGCCTCTGCTGCGGCCGTAATGGACGGAAAGATATATTTGGCTGGTGGATACACGGCCGACATCAAAGTCAAATCAGGCACGCCCATCTCCTCCATTACGGAGTGTTATGACCCAGAGAATCAAAA GTGGACCCGCCTGGGCGATATTCGCATCCCGCGGTGCCAAGCCTCCCTGGTGGCTCTAGGTGGGGATCTGTATCTGTGCGGTGGTGCCACACGGACCCACGGTACCGACTTCACCACCGCCACCAGCCTCCGGGACATCGATAAGTATAGCAAGGAGTTCGACATGTGGGAGAAGGTGGCAGAGCTAGACACCGAGAGACACGCCTGTGGTGCCGCGGCAGTCG GGAATAAGCTGTACATTTGTGGTGGTGCTTGCTCTGCTATGGGATACATGCTCCATTCTATGGAGGTATATGACGCTGCCGCCGGGAAATTCGACAGAACCGCTCCAGACTGTCCCCTCCCTGGCCGGTTCCTGAGTTTAATCGCTGTCCCGCCCTGCGCGGAGAACTAA
- the LOC128159849 gene encoding general transcription factor 3C polypeptide 6-like isoform X2 — MDSSEEWEEEEEILMAELHGILEPDFLQTAEGNCKVLGIGTETPYLQVDGYTFSGKYVAPLGTYIIMEEKDPSSEDIKTDVRKGKECAKLEYITCLDKKLDLNRAFISPKETKETGSTTSSYTSEIPNTSTGSQETQQSSNTPENTDNNHGNVDRPSTMETGSEVT, encoded by the exons ATGGATTCGTCGGAAGAATGGGAAGAAGAG GAGGAAATTTTGATGGCTGAATTGCATGGCATTTTAGAGCCAGACTTCCTGCAGACAGCCGAGGGAAATTGCAAAGTTTTA GGAATAGGTACAGAAACCCCTTACTTGCAAGTAGATGGCTACACATTCTCAGGGAAATATGTGGCACCTCTAGGAACCTACATCATCATGGAGGAGAAAGACCCATCATCTGAAG ATATTAAAACTGACGTGAGGAAAGGCAAAGAGTGTGCCAAACTCGAGTATATTACATGCTTGGACAAGAAATTAGATTTGAATCGAGCATTTATATCACCCAAGGAAACCAAGGAAACAGGAAGCACAACTAGTTCTTATACATCAGAGATTCCAAACACATCAACAG GCTCTCAGGAGACTCAGCAGAGTAGTAATACACCCGAAAACACAGACAATAACCATGGTAACGTAGATAGACCATCCACCATGGAGACAGGTTCAGAGGTCACCTAG